Genomic window (Ruminococcus flavefaciens AE3010):
ACAACGGAGCAGGCTTCGAGATAGAGTCTCTGAAAGACCTTGATGAAAGTCATATAGGCATTTCCAATGTACGAAAGCGACTCGCCGATGAGTGCGGCGGCGAGCTTATTATAAAAAGTGCTCCCGATGAGGGAACAGAATGCACTATAATTATTCCAAAGGAGTTAAGCGATGAAGATCCTGGCAATTGATGATGAACGTTATGCATTACAGCTTCTTGTTGATACCATACATAAGGTGCGTCCCGACGCAGAGGTAGTCTCGTTCCGCAGACCGTCCCAGTTTCTGGAGTACGACAACAAGGAACCCTTTGACGCTGCATTTCTCGATATACGCATAGGAAAGATGTCAGGCATACAGGTGGCGATAGAGCTGAAAAAGCATTCGCCCATGTGCAATATAGTATTCGTTACAAGCTATTCCGAATACGCCTTTGCCGCCATACAGATGCGTCCCAGCGGATACATAATGAAGCCCTATACCGAAGAGGATATACGCAACGAGTTTGAGAATTTCAGATACTCCTCACCCGCAGAGGATAAGGACAGCGGCAAGCTGAAGATACGCACATTCGGTAATTTCCGCGTTTTCGGCAAGGACGATGTGCCGCTGAAGTTTTCCCGTACTATTTCCAAGGAAATATTCGCCTATCTTATCGACCAGTGCGGATATCCCGTCACAAGCAAGGAGATAGCTGCGGACGTGCTTGAAGTCGAGGACTTCGACAGACCTACCTCGAAAAAGGTGTCACAGTACGTTTCCGACCTGATAAAGGATATCGAAGCGGCAGGCTTCCAGAACGTCATTATCAAGCAGAACCGACAGATACAGATAAACAAGGAAGCTGTGGACTGCGACCTCTACGACCTGTTCTCGGGCGATACGGAGGCGTTCAAGTCCTACCACGGCGAGTATATGATAGACTACTCATGGGCTGAGATAAGCGACTCTGCCGAGAGGATAAAGTCACTGTAACAAAAAGCGTGATGAACTGTGTTCATCACGCTTTTTCAGTGATTAGTGAGTAGAAAGTAGAGAGTAGTGTAGGGGCGCCCTTTGGGCGCCCGCGAGTTTCGATGATATTAGAACGGGCGCCGAAACGGCGCCCCTACATGGCTAACAGCTAAAGGCTAATGGCTAATGGCTGAAAAATCCCGAAAGCGATCGCTTTCGGGATTTTTACTCACTTAGAAAGCTTGCTCTTGAGCTTGCGGAGAGTATAGCCCTCATTTATCTTCATGACGCCTCTGTCGATAGCCAGTGCATAGTCGGGAACGTCCCTTGTTACGGTGGTTCCTGCGGCGGTGTATACTGCCTTGCCCAGCTTTACGGGGGCGATCAGGTTGGTGTTGCAGCCTACGAAACAGTTATCTCCGATAATGCAGCGGCTCTTCTCGATACCGTCGTAGTTTACGGTAACTGTTCCGCAGCCGATATTTACACGCTTTCCGATGTCGCTGTCGCCTACGTATGCAAGATGTGCGATAGCGGTCTTTTCACCGATCACGGAGTTCTTTATCTCAACGAAGTCGCCAATCTTAGCGCCCGAGCGGATAACGCTGTCGGGACGGATATGTACGTAGGGTCCTATCTTTACGCCTGATTCAATTTCAGCTTCATATGCCTGTACGGTGTGGAGATTTACGTCGTCGCCAAGCTTGCAGTTCTCAACTACTGTGTTGGGACCTATCTTGCAGTTAGCGCCGATAGTTGTATTCTTGCGGATTATTGTATTGGGGAGTATCTCCGTGCCTGCGCCGATAGTGACGCCGCGCTCGATGACTACGCCGTCTGTGCAGGTGAATTCAACGCCGTTTGCAAGGTGCTTCTCGATAACTGCCATACGTGCGTAGGTGTTGAGCTCCAGTAAATCCTTGCGGTCGTTGGCACCCTTGATGATGTCAGCGTTGTCGGACTTGTAAGCGCCTGCGTTCTTGCCCTCGGAAATAGCAATGGAAATAGTATCTGTAAGGTAGTATTCGCCCTGAACGTTGTCATTTTTGAGCTTGCCCAGCAGGTCTGCAAGGTCGGCTGTCCTGAACCAGTATGCGCCTGAGTTTACTTCCTTGATAGCTCTCTGCTCCTCGGTTGCGTCCTTCTGCTCAACAATGCCGCTGATACCGTTTTCAGTGCGGATTATCCTGCCGTAGCCGAAGGGCTGGTCAAGCTCCGCGGTGATAACGGTAACTGCGTTGTTCTGCTTCTCGTGCATTTCAAGGGAGCTGCGGATAGTCTCGGCGTCGATGAAAGGAGCGTCACCGCAGAGTACCAGAGTATTGCCGCTCTTGTCGTTTTCAAGGAATGGGATAGCCTGCTGTACAGCATGACCTGTGCCGAGACGCTCAGCCTGTAATACTGTGGTGTACTTGCCGCCGAGATACTCGTCTATCATCTCGCCCTTGAAGCCCTTTACCACGCAGATGTCATTTACTTCTGCTTCCTCGCAGGCTGATATTACCCAGCGGAGCATAGGCTCGCCGAGAACCTTGAAAAGAGGCTTGGGCATATCCGCTTTCATGCGCTTGCCCTGTCCGCCTGCTAAAATTACTGCTTTGTTCATATCATTTTCCTCCTGTATTTTATGATCCTCAGTCTGCAAGTCCTTCGAGCTTGCTTGCTGTTGTATTTATTACCTTGTACCCCTCGTCGCCCATGTCCACGATAACATAGGTGGCCGTGTAGTCCTGTGAGTCATCACCGCTTTCAAGGGCAACGGTAAAGGTTATCTCGCGTCCGTTTACGACGGTGTAATCCATTTTCGGAAGTCCGCTTATGACATTGGCGTATTTCTCATAGAATGCCTCTGCGTCTTTCAGCTGAGATTCGGAGAGGGGGACGCATTTATCGGTGCGGAAATCGCCTGTTTTTGCGCCTGTGTCCATTTCCATGCCGTCAAACAGCTTTTCGCGGGCTATATCTTCCGTGGTAAAGGACTTCAAGGCTATGTCTTTGGGAAACATGAGCTTTGCGGCAGACAGAGCACTGTGCTCGTCGACCACGGTTTTTATGTAGCTTTTTGCGGTGTCCTCAGCGATTTTGTCGAATACTGCGGGATCCTCTGTAGTCGGTTCCGCTGTTGTTTCGATCGGTGTCTGCTCAATGGACGGTGTAGGATCGGGCTGGCTTTCTGTGCAGGAAGACAGTGAAAGGGCAAGCATGCTGCCAAGAATAAGTGCTGAAAATTTTTTCATGTTACTGTTTTCTCCTTTGTATTTATGCTTCGGGTGGAAAATTCTGCTTTATGTAGTCTTTCAGCATATCTGCCAGATAATTGTTATGATAGCAGTCCTCATATATTTTCAGCTCCGCATTTACGCTGTGAGATATAAGTCTTTCGTACAGATCCTTTGCTTCCTCGGGGATAAGTTTGAGGTCGCCGGCGTCTTTAAGGTCGTTATAGGCTTCTCTGCCGCCTGCGCATATGAACACGTTTTTATCCATAGTTTCGTTGCGGTCGAAGTAGTCGAACTCCCTCTGATAAGCGTAGGGGTCTTCGATACTGCTGTTATCGTAATACTCTGAGTCGGGATAGAAGTATATGAAGAACGAAGGACTTCCGATTATGTAGTCCTTAAATGGCTGATATTCGTACTTGTCGGAATTGCAGAGAGCGTAGTGCGAGAAAAGACCGCCGAATGAATGTCCGAAGAATACGGAGCGTGATTCGTCTATCTTGTAATTGAGGGAGATAGTTTTCATAAGATCATCGGTTATGAAATCGAGGAATTCTTTCTCCTGCAAAACAAATTTATTGAAGCGCTCCTCTTCCTCACGGGTATCATAATCGTAACCGAGAGTTACAAATATAACGGGAGAAGCTTCGCCCTCGTCGATGAGTTTCCATAGGTCGGGAACTTTTTTGAGGTGATATGCCGAGTCAGTAATGAATACCACGGGGTACTCCTTGTTTTTGTCGTAGTTGGGCGGAAGTGTTATATGCACAAGGAACTGCTGGTCCAGCTGTTCGTCGTATATGGTCAGCTCGCGGAAATTGTCCTTAGTCTTCTTTAGCTTGGATTTGTCCGAGTCGTAGAGGTAATAGGAGTTAAGTCCGCATTTGCCGATAGTGAAAGCCTTGTCGGGGTCAAGGAGGGTGAATTCGCGGAAGCTTGACCGCTCCTTTTCCTTGTCGGTCATATTGTCCGAGCAGATAAGCCCGTCATAGTATTCAACTGTGGGCTTGGTCGCCTTTTCCGTTGTGGGTTCAGTCACGGCTTCTGTTGTGGTCTCTGCTGTTGTGACCTCAGCAGAGGACAGGGGAGTATCATTGTTGTCCGTACAGGAAGCCAGTGAAAGGGCAAGCATGCTGCCAAGAATAAGTGCTGAAAATTTTTTCATGTTTTGTTCTCCTTATAATATACGTTATATTATTAATTTTACATACTTTAACTTTAAATGCAAGCCTTTTTTGCAGAAAACCAACTTCTTTGTTGATTTTTGTACAAAGTGCAGCGTTTTAAACGGCTATTTTTTGTCATCACATATATGGTATTTTTTTCTAAGATGTGTTATAATATGTATAACTCGGATATTGTACCCTTTGGGGGAAGTATTCGGTAATGTTAAAAATGGAGGTATACACCAATGGCAAATAAGTATTGTTACCTTTTCTCTGAGGGTAATGCCAACATGAGAGAGCTTCTCGGCGGCAAGGGCGCAAACCTGGCTGAGATGACAAACATCGGTCTCCCTGTTCCTCAGGGCTTCACAATCACAACAGAGGCTTGTACTCAGTACTACGAGGACGGCGGAATCTCTGATGAGATCATGGCTGAGATCAACGAGTATATCGTTAAAATGGAAGGAATCACAGGCAAGAAGTTCGGCGATAAGGAGAATCCTCTCCTCGTTTCCGTTCGTTCAGGTGCAAGAGCATCAATGCCCGGTATGATGGATACAATCCTTAACCTCGGTCTCAATGAGACAGTTGTTAACACAATCGCTGAAAAGTCAAATAACCCAAGATGGGCTTGGGACTGCTACAGAAGATTCATCCAGATGTATTCTGACGTAGTTATGGAAGTTGGTAAGAAGTACTTTGAAGAGCTTATCGACGAGATGAAGGCTAAGAAGGGCGTTACACAGGACGTAGAGCTCAACGCTGACGACCTCAAGGAGCTCGCTGGCCAGTTCAAGGCTGAGTACAAGGCTAAGATCGGCACAGACTTCCCTGACGATCCCAAGGAGCAGCTCATCGGCGCTATCAAGGCTGTATTCCGTTCATGGGACAACCCAAGAGCTAACGTATACAGAAGAGATAACGATATCCCATTCTCTTGGGGTACTGCTGTAAACGTACAGTCAATGGCATTCGGTAACATGGGCGACGACTGCGGTACAGGTGTTGCATTTACTCGTGACCCTGCTACAGGTGAGAAGAAGCTCATGGGTGAGTTCCTCACAAACGCACAGGGCGAGGACGTTGTTGCAGGCGTTCGTACTCCTATGCCTATCCAGCAGATGGCTGAGACATTCCCTGAGGCTTTCGCTCAGTTCAAGGAAGTTTGCCAGACTCTCGAAAATCACTATCACGATATGCAGGATATGGAGTTCACTGTTGAGAACAAGAAGCTCTATATGCTCCAGACAAGAAACGGTAAGAGAACTGCACAGGCTGCTCTCAAGATCGCTTGCGACCTCGTTGATGAGGGCATGAAGACAGAGCAGGAAGCTGTTGCAATGATCGACCCAAGAAACCTCGATACACTTCTCCACCCACAGTTCGATACAAAGGCTCTCAAGGCTGCTACTCCTATCGGCAAGGGTCTCGGTGCTTCACCCGGAGCTGCTTGCGGTAAGATCGTATTCACAGCTGACGACGCTGTAGAGTGGGCTGCTAAGGGCGAGAAGGTCGTTCTTGTACGTCTTGAGACATCACCTGAGGACATCACAGGTATGAAGGCTGCACAGGGTATCCTTACAGTTCGTGGTGGTATGACATCACACGCTGCTGTTGTTGCTCGTGGTATGGGTGAGTGCTGCGTTTCAGGCTGCGGCGACATCAAGATGGACGAAGCTAACAAGAAGTTCGAGCTCGGCGGCAAGACTTTCAAGGAAGGCGACTACATCTCTATCGACGGTACAACAGGTAACATCTACGACGGTATCATCGCTACAGTTGATGCTCAGATCGCTGGTGAGTTCGGTAGAATCATGGCTTGGGCTGATAAGTACAGAACTCTCAAGGTTCGTACAAACGCTGATACTCCTGCTGACGCTAAGAAGGCAAGAGAGCTCGGCGCTGAGGGTATCGGTCTCTGCCGTACAGAGCACATGTTCTTCGAGGCAGACAGAATCGCTGCTTTCCGTGAGATGATCTGCTCAGATACAGTTGAGGGTAGAGAAGCTGCTCTCGCTAAGATCGAGCCAATGCAGCAGAGCGACTTCGAGGCTCTCTATGAGGCTCTCGAGGGCAACCCTGTTACTATCCGTTTCCTGGATCCACCTCTCCACGAATTCGTTCCTACTGAGGAA
Coding sequences:
- a CDS encoding LytR/AlgR family response regulator transcription factor, translated to MKILAIDDERYALQLLVDTIHKVRPDAEVVSFRRPSQFLEYDNKEPFDAAFLDIRIGKMSGIQVAIELKKHSPMCNIVFVTSYSEYAFAAIQMRPSGYIMKPYTEEDIRNEFENFRYSSPAEDKDSGKLKIRTFGNFRVFGKDDVPLKFSRTISKEIFAYLIDQCGYPVTSKEIAADVLEVEDFDRPTSKKVSQYVSDLIKDIEAAGFQNVIIKQNRQIQINKEAVDCDLYDLFSGDTEAFKSYHGEYMIDYSWAEISDSAERIKSL
- the glmU gene encoding bifunctional UDP-N-acetylglucosamine diphosphorylase/glucosamine-1-phosphate N-acetyltransferase GlmU, producing MNKAVILAGGQGKRMKADMPKPLFKVLGEPMLRWVISACEEAEVNDICVVKGFKGEMIDEYLGGKYTTVLQAERLGTGHAVQQAIPFLENDKSGNTLVLCGDAPFIDAETIRSSLEMHEKQNNAVTVITAELDQPFGYGRIIRTENGISGIVEQKDATEEQRAIKEVNSGAYWFRTADLADLLGKLKNDNVQGEYYLTDTISIAISEGKNAGAYKSDNADIIKGANDRKDLLELNTYARMAVIEKHLANGVEFTCTDGVVIERGVTIGAGTEILPNTIIRKNTTIGANCKIGPNTVVENCKLGDDVNLHTVQAYEAEIESGVKIGPYVHIRPDSVIRSGAKIGDFVEIKNSVIGEKTAIAHLAYVGDSDIGKRVNIGCGTVTVNYDGIEKSRCIIGDNCFVGCNTNLIAPVKLGKAVYTAAGTTVTRDVPDYALAIDRGVMKINEGYTLRKLKSKLSK
- the ppdK gene encoding pyruvate, phosphate dikinase → MANKYCYLFSEGNANMRELLGGKGANLAEMTNIGLPVPQGFTITTEACTQYYEDGGISDEIMAEINEYIVKMEGITGKKFGDKENPLLVSVRSGARASMPGMMDTILNLGLNETVVNTIAEKSNNPRWAWDCYRRFIQMYSDVVMEVGKKYFEELIDEMKAKKGVTQDVELNADDLKELAGQFKAEYKAKIGTDFPDDPKEQLIGAIKAVFRSWDNPRANVYRRDNDIPFSWGTAVNVQSMAFGNMGDDCGTGVAFTRDPATGEKKLMGEFLTNAQGEDVVAGVRTPMPIQQMAETFPEAFAQFKEVCQTLENHYHDMQDMEFTVENKKLYMLQTRNGKRTAQAALKIACDLVDEGMKTEQEAVAMIDPRNLDTLLHPQFDTKALKAATPIGKGLGASPGAACGKIVFTADDAVEWAAKGEKVVLVRLETSPEDITGMKAAQGILTVRGGMTSHAAVVARGMGECCVSGCGDIKMDEANKKFELGGKTFKEGDYISIDGTTGNIYDGIIATVDAQIAGEFGRIMAWADKYRTLKVRTNADTPADAKKARELGAEGIGLCRTEHMFFEADRIAAFREMICSDTVEGREAALAKIEPMQQSDFEALYEALEGNPVTIRFLDPPLHEFVPTEEDDIAALAKAQGKSVADIKNIIASLHEFNPMMGHRGCRLAVTYPEIAAMQTKAVIKAAINVKKNHPDWNVKPEIMIPLVGDVKELKYVKKVVVETADAVIAEAGANLEYEVGTMIEIPRAALTADEIAANADFFCFGTNDLTQMTYGFSRDDAGKFLGAYYDKKIFENDPFAKLDQAGVGKLMEMAIKLGKPVNPKLHCGICGEHGGDPTSVEFCHKIGLDYVSCSPFRVPIARLAAAQAAIASK
- a CDS encoding alpha/beta hydrolase — translated: MKKFSALILGSMLALSLASCTDNNDTPLSSAEVTTAETTTEAVTEPTTEKATKPTVEYYDGLICSDNMTDKEKERSSFREFTLLDPDKAFTIGKCGLNSYYLYDSDKSKLKKTKDNFRELTIYDEQLDQQFLVHITLPPNYDKNKEYPVVFITDSAYHLKKVPDLWKLIDEGEASPVIFVTLGYDYDTREEEERFNKFVLQEKEFLDFITDDLMKTISLNYKIDESRSVFFGHSFGGLFSHYALCNSDKYEYQPFKDYIIGSPSFFIYFYPDSEYYDNSSIEDPYAYQREFDYFDRNETMDKNVFICAGGREAYNDLKDAGDLKLIPEEAKDLYERLISHSVNAELKIYEDCYHNNYLADMLKDYIKQNFPPEA